The Phenylobacterium koreense genome window below encodes:
- a CDS encoding diguanylate cyclase domain-containing protein, with translation MTAGVQARVLIVAKDDAVIGSLAEGLDRLGWRTVTARGPYAALTALADMKVEAAIVDLATGGSEALGMAERLKSACAPRQLPVIAIGDPGPELEPYGFDLTLAGPIHPAQAAARLETLVRTAIEEEEFELRVDTFAEHGRHLDPPEPETTPYNVLAIGEPAPQFLALSNALTRSGAEVVGAFTAYTAFDYLHERPFDAVVLWGGDTTQEALSIAAGMRRNTRLYHTPALLYLREETYVTQSEAYHRGVSDVASPETPEGETARRILELARSNRRQIAVRRALENAKDTGLMDPATGLFTRELFARHVGRLAQASRARSRQLSVCVLKVADRSDVTAARAGGWLDRAIPQIGSMVGRLVRAEDTAARLSPEVFALALPATGKAAARAAGERIAAVIGCTAFEAGEGRPPFVVEFDIGVAEVGPDEPVGKALEEAAAEAQRKVG, from the coding sequence ATGACCGCGGGCGTCCAGGCGCGTGTCTTGATCGTCGCAAAGGACGACGCCGTGATCGGGTCCCTAGCCGAGGGACTGGATCGACTCGGCTGGCGAACCGTGACCGCGCGGGGCCCTTACGCGGCCCTGACCGCCCTGGCCGACATGAAGGTCGAGGCTGCGATCGTCGACCTGGCGACCGGCGGAAGCGAGGCGTTGGGCATGGCCGAACGGCTGAAATCGGCCTGCGCGCCGCGACAGTTGCCGGTGATCGCGATCGGTGATCCCGGGCCGGAACTGGAACCCTACGGCTTCGATCTTACCCTGGCCGGCCCGATCCATCCCGCCCAGGCGGCCGCGCGGCTGGAAACCTTGGTGCGCACGGCGATCGAGGAGGAGGAGTTCGAGCTTCGGGTCGACACCTTCGCCGAGCACGGACGCCACTTGGACCCGCCCGAACCCGAGACGACGCCCTACAACGTGCTGGCGATCGGCGAGCCGGCGCCGCAGTTCCTGGCGCTCTCCAACGCCCTGACCCGTTCGGGCGCGGAAGTGGTCGGCGCGTTCACCGCCTACACCGCCTTCGACTATCTGCACGAGCGCCCCTTCGACGCCGTCGTCCTGTGGGGCGGGGACACCACGCAGGAAGCCCTGTCGATCGCCGCCGGGATGCGTCGCAACACGCGGCTCTATCACACCCCCGCCCTGCTCTATCTGCGCGAAGAGACCTACGTCACCCAGTCGGAGGCCTATCATCGCGGCGTCTCCGACGTCGCCTCGCCGGAGACGCCCGAGGGCGAGACGGCGCGGCGAATCCTTGAGCTCGCACGCAGCAACCGTCGACAGATCGCGGTCCGCCGCGCGCTGGAGAACGCCAAGGACACCGGGCTGATGGACCCGGCGACCGGGCTCTTCACCCGCGAGCTGTTCGCCCGGCATGTGGGCCGGCTGGCCCAGGCTTCGCGCGCGCGCAGCAGGCAGCTTTCGGTGTGCGTGCTGAAGGTCGCCGATCGTTCCGACGTCACCGCCGCGCGGGCGGGCGGCTGGCTCGATCGGGCCATCCCGCAAATCGGCTCCATGGTCGGACGGCTGGTCCGGGCCGAGGACACAGCCGCCAGGCTCAGCCCCGAAGTCTTCGCCCTGGCGCTGCCGGCCACCGGCAAGGCCGCCGCGCGGGCCGCTGGGGAGCGGATCGCCGCAGTGATCGGATGCACCGCCTTCGAGGCCGGCGAAGGACGCCCGCCCTTCGTCGTGGAGTTCGACATCGGCGTGGCCGAGGTCGGGCCAGACGAGCCGGTCGGCAAGGCGCTGGAAGAGGCCGCGGCCGAGGCGCAGCGGAAAGTGGGATGA
- a CDS encoding SDR family NAD(P)-dependent oxidoreductase, whose translation MGAILAGQVAVITGASGGLGAHFAEVLAAAGAKVALTARRLDMVEAEAGRIAGDGRQAMALKLDVADVAAIGPAFDEIETALGPINILVNNAGVGGEGLALDLTPEDWDRTFDVNVRGVFFCAQQAARRMIASAVAERGDARIVNIASIASHTVLPGLSAYCSSKASVAMMTRSLAREWARRGVAVNAICPGYIETDINSDWFKTEGGQKQLKGFPRRRLMEATDLDAALLMLCGPAARSITGSVITVDDGQSLPGGG comes from the coding sequence ATGGGCGCAATTCTCGCAGGCCAGGTGGCGGTCATCACCGGCGCGTCCGGCGGCCTGGGGGCGCATTTCGCTGAGGTTCTGGCGGCCGCCGGCGCCAAGGTCGCCCTGACCGCTCGCCGGCTCGACATGGTCGAGGCCGAGGCCGGGCGCATCGCCGGGGACGGGCGCCAGGCCATGGCGTTGAAGCTCGATGTCGCCGACGTCGCCGCGATCGGTCCCGCCTTCGACGAGATCGAAACCGCGCTCGGTCCGATCAACATCCTGGTGAACAACGCCGGCGTCGGCGGGGAGGGCCTGGCCCTGGACCTGACGCCCGAGGACTGGGACCGAACCTTCGACGTCAATGTCCGAGGGGTCTTCTTTTGCGCCCAGCAGGCGGCGCGCCGAATGATCGCCTCCGCCGTGGCCGAGCGCGGCGATGCGCGGATCGTCAACATCGCTTCGATCGCCTCCCACACCGTCCTGCCCGGCCTTTCGGCCTACTGCTCGTCCAAGGCGTCCGTGGCGATGATGACCCGCAGCTTGGCGCGCGAGTGGGCGAGGCGTGGCGTGGCGGTCAACGCGATCTGCCCCGGCTACATCGAAACCGACATCAACTCCGACTGGTTCAAGACCGAGGGCGGTCAGAAGCAACTCAAGGGCTTCCCCCGGCGGCGGTTGATGGAAGCGACGGATCTCGATGCAGCGCTGCTGATGCTGTGCGGCCCTGCCGCCCGGTCGATCACCGGCAGCGTCATCACCGTGGACGACGGTCAGTCCCTGCCCGGTGGCGGCTGA
- a CDS encoding CaiB/BaiF CoA transferase family protein, with protein sequence MRQGPLAGLKVVEFAGIGPGPFCGMLLSDLGADVVRVDRKGQGKGSPSDITSRGRRSVGLDLKNPASIETCLKLMEEADAILEGFRPGVMERLGLGPDVALKRNPKLVYGRMTGWGQFGPYANAAGHDMNYIAITGALHAIGTSDKPIPPLNLVGDFGGGALYLAFGLLAGVIHARETGQGQVIDCAMSDGAASLMAMFYGFKASGMWKEGRRSNLLDGGAHFYDTYQCADGKWISIGSIEPQFYALLLEKTGINDPDFAAQMDRGRWDSLREKLGHVIAQKTQAEWCEIMDATDVCFAPVLDLDEAPKHPHNVARKTFVELGGVVQPAPAPRFSATPGAIQGPPPAVGAHDQQALSDWGFTDAQIAELRTAGALA encoded by the coding sequence ATGCGCCAGGGACCGCTCGCGGGGCTGAAGGTCGTCGAGTTCGCCGGGATCGGACCGGGGCCGTTCTGCGGCATGCTGCTCTCCGACCTGGGCGCTGACGTGGTGCGGGTCGACCGCAAGGGCCAGGGCAAGGGCTCGCCCTCCGATATCACCAGCCGCGGTCGCCGCTCTGTCGGCCTCGACCTGAAGAACCCGGCCTCGATCGAGACCTGCCTGAAGCTTATGGAGGAGGCTGACGCGATCCTCGAGGGCTTCCGCCCCGGCGTCATGGAACGCCTCGGCCTTGGCCCGGACGTGGCGCTCAAGCGCAATCCCAAGCTGGTCTACGGCCGGATGACCGGCTGGGGTCAGTTCGGCCCCTACGCCAACGCCGCCGGCCACGACATGAACTACATCGCCATCACCGGGGCGCTGCACGCCATCGGAACCAGCGACAAGCCGATTCCGCCGCTGAATCTGGTCGGCGATTTCGGCGGCGGTGCGCTCTATCTCGCCTTCGGCCTGCTTGCGGGCGTGATCCATGCGCGCGAGACGGGGCAGGGCCAGGTCATCGACTGCGCCATGAGCGATGGCGCAGCTTCGCTGATGGCGATGTTCTACGGCTTTAAGGCCAGCGGCATGTGGAAGGAGGGGCGGCGCTCCAACCTGCTCGACGGCGGCGCACACTTCTACGACACCTACCAGTGCGCCGACGGCAAGTGGATATCCATCGGCTCGATCGAGCCGCAGTTCTACGCCCTGTTGCTTGAGAAGACCGGCATCAACGACCCTGACTTCGCCGCGCAGATGGATCGCGGGCGCTGGGACTCCCTGCGCGAGAAGCTCGGCCACGTGATCGCCCAGAAGACGCAGGCCGAGTGGTGCGAGATCATGGACGCCACCGACGTCTGCTTCGCGCCGGTGCTGGACCTGGACGAGGCGCCCAAGCACCCGCACAACGTCGCGCGAAAGACCTTCGTGGAGCTGGGTGGGGTGGTGCAGCCGGCGCCCGCGCCGCGCTTTTCGGCGACGCCCGGCGCCATCCAGGGGCCGCCGCCTGCGGTCGGGGCGCACGATCAGCAAGCCCTGAGCGACTGGGGCTTCACCGACGCCCAGATCGCCGAGCTGCGCACGGCCGGCGCGCTGGCCTGA